From the Armatimonadota bacterium genome, one window contains:
- a CDS encoding S9 family peptidase: MNSVRLSTVLALVALACLALPQEEAAPRKRGLLPSEYGQWERLGQTDISPNGSWTFSVISKVDGDPRIVIKASDGPETWTLDTASRAVFSDDSNWLVYTMVVPKEEADKFRQEKKPVKNKMGVHNLESGTALVFDDVQRWQMLKDSNLVLVHRYAAEGSEGGGDFEIFNLEDGGSMPFGNVRSFFAHPDGDLVAIHTVSAAGNEGVQVINTSSWRVHTVAWADNHFRDVVWAEDTDSLAFLTGKEHDDKDGDWNIVVLASGFTDDEPDQILFVPEQIEGFADGQRISDLAGLLISRDGSSVVFGTQEWKDKEKDKPKPDEVAGVEIWHTNDPIVVPRQARTAGQDRARSVRWAWRPAEGDPVRFADPELNRVRISPDHDFAVAFDPRPHASAVQVNGIQYVDVVVIDMATGGSRIMLEKSAANMGGSGAASISLSPEGQYAAFFDGEDWWIEDLTSAERRNVTDQFDARFDRRLYDGTAPVNPAASFPVWFEEDARVVIHNDFDAFSIDPATGEGKRLTDGESEDVRYRLMDVGMNEEGLTVGDPMFFNVFDTETKGSGFWRLDEDGSAQMLMFQDARMSWAAKSDDTDRVLFSMQTWERSPGTFLTNLVFSAVKQIQETNPQQEKYRWGKAELVQYEAIDQELQGVLIYPADYTPGLRYPMVTYIYERLSDGLHRYLAPGNTSPYDMQHFSQAGYFVLMPDIAYRDRNPGLGALECIEAAVQAVLDKKVGVHPDRIGLTGHSWGGYETVFLATHSKMFSAYVAGAPLTELLSMYNSFYWNTGNSNQVIFEISQGRMGVPWWEDLDTYIANSPLFHAGNIDAPMLVEVGTVDGAVDWHQGQYLYQTLRRMGKNMVMLVYEGENHGLRQPANRKDYAKRARHFFDVYLKGIEPEKWVTEGVPFIKLGEELKPPKKDDGGTQ; the protein is encoded by the coding sequence CAGCGAGTATGGCCAGTGGGAGAGGCTCGGCCAGACCGACATCTCGCCGAACGGCAGTTGGACGTTCTCTGTGATCAGCAAGGTCGACGGCGACCCGCGCATCGTGATCAAGGCGAGCGACGGCCCCGAGACGTGGACGCTCGACACCGCCAGCCGCGCCGTGTTCAGCGACGATTCGAACTGGCTAGTCTATACGATGGTCGTGCCCAAGGAGGAGGCCGACAAGTTCCGCCAAGAAAAAAAGCCGGTCAAGAACAAGATGGGAGTCCACAACCTGGAGAGCGGCACGGCGCTTGTATTCGACGACGTGCAGCGCTGGCAGATGTTGAAGGACAGCAACCTCGTACTCGTCCACCGTTACGCGGCGGAAGGGAGCGAGGGCGGCGGTGATTTTGAGATATTCAACCTGGAGGACGGCGGTTCGATGCCGTTCGGCAACGTGCGTTCGTTCTTCGCTCACCCCGACGGCGACCTCGTCGCGATCCATACGGTCTCGGCGGCTGGCAACGAGGGTGTGCAAGTGATCAACACGTCTTCCTGGCGGGTTCACACAGTGGCTTGGGCGGACAACCACTTCCGCGACGTAGTGTGGGCCGAAGACACGGACTCGCTCGCGTTCCTCACTGGCAAGGAGCACGATGACAAAGATGGCGACTGGAACATCGTAGTCCTGGCGAGCGGCTTCACGGACGATGAGCCCGATCAGATCCTGTTCGTGCCGGAGCAGATCGAGGGCTTCGCTGATGGTCAGCGCATCTCTGATCTTGCCGGCCTGTTAATCTCTCGCGACGGTTCGTCGGTGGTCTTCGGGACGCAGGAGTGGAAGGACAAGGAGAAGGACAAGCCGAAGCCTGACGAGGTGGCGGGGGTCGAGATCTGGCACACGAACGACCCCATCGTCGTGCCGCGACAGGCGCGCACGGCCGGCCAGGACAGGGCACGCTCGGTCCGCTGGGCCTGGCGACCTGCCGAAGGCGACCCGGTGCGCTTCGCCGACCCGGAGCTCAACCGCGTCAGGATCAGCCCCGACCACGATTTCGCCGTCGCGTTCGACCCTCGGCCACATGCGTCCGCTGTTCAGGTCAACGGGATACAGTACGTCGACGTTGTCGTGATCGACATGGCGACCGGCGGGAGCCGGATAATGCTGGAGAAGAGCGCCGCCAACATGGGCGGGTCGGGCGCCGCGTCGATCTCGCTTTCGCCGGAGGGCCAGTACGCGGCTTTTTTCGACGGCGAAGACTGGTGGATCGAAGACCTCACCTCGGCTGAGAGGAGAAACGTCACCGATCAGTTCGATGCACGGTTCGATCGGCGACTGTACGACGGCACGGCGCCCGTCAATCCTGCAGCATCTTTCCCTGTGTGGTTCGAAGAAGACGCGCGCGTTGTCATCCACAATGACTTCGACGCTTTCTCGATCGATCCAGCAACCGGCGAAGGAAAGCGTCTGACGGATGGCGAATCCGAAGACGTCCGGTATCGCCTGATGGACGTCGGCATGAACGAAGAGGGCCTGACCGTCGGCGATCCGATGTTCTTCAACGTCTTCGACACAGAGACGAAGGGCTCCGGCTTCTGGCGACTCGATGAGGACGGTAGCGCGCAGATGCTCATGTTCCAGGACGCGAGAATGAGCTGGGCGGCGAAGTCCGACGACACCGACCGCGTGCTGTTCAGCATGCAGACGTGGGAGCGGTCGCCAGGGACCTTCCTGACCAACCTCGTCTTCAGCGCGGTGAAACAGATCCAAGAGACCAATCCACAGCAGGAGAAGTACCGCTGGGGCAAGGCCGAACTGGTTCAGTACGAGGCGATCGACCAGGAGTTGCAGGGCGTCCTGATTTACCCTGCGGACTACACGCCCGGCTTGCGCTATCCGATGGTGACGTATATCTATGAGCGCCTCTCCGACGGTCTGCATCGGTATCTCGCACCTGGCAACACCAGCCCGTACGACATGCAGCACTTCAGCCAAGCCGGCTACTTCGTTCTGATGCCCGACATCGCTTATCGAGACAGAAACCCTGGCCTTGGCGCGCTCGAGTGCATCGAGGCGGCGGTGCAGGCGGTGCTCGATAAGAAAGTCGGCGTCCACCCAGACCGCATCGGTCTGACCGGGCACAGCTGGGGCGGATACGAGACGGTGTTCCTCGCGACCCACTCCAAAATGTTCTCCGCCTACGTCGCCGGTGCGCCGCTCACTGAACTGCTGTCGATGTACAACAGCTTCTACTGGAACACCGGCAACTCGAACCAGGTGATCTTCGAGATCTCGCAGGGGCGCATGGGGGTGCCTTGGTGGGAGGACCTCGACACGTACATCGCGAACTCTCCGCTTTTTCACGCGGGCAACATCGACGCGCCGATGCTCGTCGAGGTCGGGACAGTTGACGGCGCGGTCGACTGGCACCAGGGGCAGTACCTCTACCAGACCCTGCGCCGAATGGGCAAGAACATGGTGATGCTGGTCTACGAGGGCGAGAACCACGGCCTGCGACAGCCAGCGAACCGGAAGGACTACGCCAAACGCGCGCGGCACTTCTTCGACGTGTACCTAAAGGGCATCGAGCCGGAGAAGTGGGTCACCGAGGGCGTCCCGTTCATCAAGCTCGGCGAGGAGCTGAAGCCGCCGAAAAAGGACGACGGAGGCACTCAGTGA
- a CDS encoding acetolactate synthase large subunit: MTEPTNDPASKTTAKLFVECLESEGVEFIFGIPGEENLHVMDALRDSPIKFVTVRHEQGAAFMADVYGRLTGRPGVCLATLGPGATNLVTGFADANMDYAPIVGIAGQGATTRKHKESHQILDLVKLFEPISKYSVEIVEPEVVPEVVRKAFKDAQAEKPGGAFISLPENVAGAPAPEGARPLKRQSPTAPYPSPEKVEQAAKVISEARYPIIMAGNGVVRGRASDALVRFAEKLNIPVAQTFMAKGCIPFSHPLSLGTVGLQAHDVVGCGFDRADVVVCVGFDMVEYQPSLWHANADKKIVHIAPTYAEVDAHYILEVGVIGDIAPTLDQIAEQATPNDSSKVATLRQAIVEELAEFADDTAFPIKPQRIIHDTRKALGDDDILISDVGAHKMWVARLYHAARPNTCIISNGFASMGIALPGALAAKFAFPDRKVLAVTGDAGFLMNSQEIETALRHDLAFVVTVWNDSEYGLIKWHQERRFGRSGDVDFSNPDFVKYAESFGAKGYRVETADELFPTLERAFRDETVVIVDVPVDYSENMRLTEKLGQLVCPI, from the coding sequence ATGACGGAACCTACAAACGATCCAGCGAGCAAGACGACCGCGAAACTTTTCGTCGAGTGCTTGGAAAGCGAGGGTGTGGAGTTCATTTTCGGCATCCCCGGGGAGGAAAACCTCCATGTCATGGACGCGCTGCGAGACAGCCCGATCAAGTTCGTCACGGTGCGCCATGAGCAAGGCGCGGCGTTCATGGCGGACGTCTACGGAAGGCTGACCGGACGCCCAGGAGTGTGCCTTGCGACGCTCGGCCCTGGCGCGACCAACCTCGTCACCGGCTTCGCGGACGCCAACATGGACTACGCTCCGATCGTAGGCATCGCCGGCCAGGGCGCGACGACGCGCAAGCACAAGGAGAGCCACCAGATCCTCGATCTCGTCAAGCTCTTCGAGCCGATCTCGAAGTACAGCGTCGAGATCGTCGAGCCGGAAGTCGTCCCGGAGGTCGTCCGCAAGGCGTTCAAGGACGCCCAGGCCGAAAAGCCGGGCGGCGCGTTCATCAGTCTCCCTGAAAACGTCGCTGGCGCTCCCGCCCCAGAAGGTGCAAGGCCTCTCAAGCGCCAAAGCCCGACAGCGCCCTATCCGTCCCCCGAAAAGGTCGAACAGGCGGCCAAAGTGATCTCCGAGGCGCGTTATCCGATCATCATGGCGGGGAACGGCGTCGTTCGAGGGCGTGCTTCGGACGCCTTGGTGCGGTTCGCCGAGAAACTCAACATCCCTGTGGCGCAGACGTTCATGGCCAAGGGCTGTATCCCGTTCTCGCACCCGTTGAGCCTCGGCACCGTAGGCCTTCAGGCGCACGACGTCGTCGGCTGCGGCTTCGACCGCGCGGACGTCGTTGTCTGCGTCGGGTTCGACATGGTGGAGTACCAGCCCAGCCTTTGGCACGCGAACGCAGACAAGAAGATCGTCCACATCGCCCCGACGTATGCCGAGGTCGACGCCCATTACATCTTGGAGGTCGGTGTCATCGGCGACATCGCGCCGACGCTCGACCAAATCGCGGAGCAAGCAACGCCGAACGACTCATCGAAGGTCGCGACATTGCGCCAGGCGATCGTCGAAGAGCTCGCCGAGTTCGCCGACGACACTGCGTTTCCCATTAAGCCCCAACGCATCATCCATGACACGCGGAAGGCCCTCGGCGACGACGACATCCTGATCTCAGACGTCGGCGCGCACAAGATGTGGGTCGCCAGGCTCTACCACGCCGCGAGGCCCAACACGTGCATCATCTCAAACGGGTTCGCCTCGATGGGTATCGCCCTGCCGGGCGCGCTGGCCGCAAAGTTCGCATTCCCCGACCGCAAGGTGCTCGCCGTCACAGGCGATGCGGGTTTCCTGATGAACTCGCAGGAGATCGAGACGGCGCTACGTCACGACCTGGCGTTCGTCGTGACGGTTTGGAACGACTCGGAGTACGGCCTCATCAAGTGGCACCAGGAACGGCGGTTCGGGCGGTCGGGAGACGTCGATTTTTCCAACCCGGACTTCGTCAAGTACGCCGAGTCTTTCGGAGCAAAGGGGTATCGGGTCGAGACAGCCGATGAGTTGTTCCCGACCCTCGAGCGCGCGTTCCGGGACGAGACCGTCGTGATCGTCGACGTCCCCGTCGACTACAGCGAGAACATGAGACTCACCGAAAAGCTCGGGCAGCTCGTCTGCCCCATCTGA
- a CDS encoding aldehyde dehydrogenase family protein: MHYAVRVPGAKKSGTLEVASPYDGSLVATVETIDANGAEQALKNADALFRNRRAWVPAHERAAILERTAELMQERSEDLVRIAVQEGGKPLVDTRIEMARAIDGIKNCVQCMRAVHGEEVPMRLNPASANRVAFTRREPIGVVVAVSAFNHPINLIVHQVGPAVASGCPVIVKPAHETPASCFELANILQEAGLPEGWCQAVAVDDHSVAEKLVTDPRVAFFSFVGSAAVGWTLRSKLAPGTRCALEHGGAAPVIVAADADLDDALPLLAKGGFYHAGQVCVSVQRVFAHRSVADRVAEGLAGLASKLKTGDPLEPDTDVGPLIRQREVERIAQWVEEAVSGGATLATGGKKLSDSLYAPTVLVEPPEDASVSQKEIFGPVVCVYPYDEIEDAIARANALPFAFQASVMCKDIDVAMRAYNGLAASAVMVNDHTAFRVDWMPFAGLRQSGYGTGGIPYTYRDMQIEKLLVVRSKSL; this comes from the coding sequence ATGCATTACGCAGTCCGAGTGCCGGGCGCCAAGAAGAGCGGGACGTTGGAGGTCGCCTCGCCGTACGACGGCAGCCTCGTCGCGACTGTCGAAACGATCGACGCAAACGGCGCGGAACAGGCGCTCAAGAACGCGGACGCGCTCTTCAGAAACCGGAGAGCGTGGGTTCCCGCGCACGAACGCGCCGCAATTCTGGAGCGCACCGCCGAGTTGATGCAGGAGCGGTCCGAGGACCTCGTCCGAATCGCGGTACAGGAGGGCGGCAAGCCGCTCGTCGACACGCGCATCGAGATGGCGAGGGCGATCGATGGCATCAAGAACTGCGTGCAGTGCATGAGGGCCGTGCACGGCGAAGAAGTCCCCATGCGGCTCAACCCCGCTTCCGCGAACAGGGTCGCGTTCACCCGCAGGGAGCCGATCGGCGTCGTTGTCGCCGTCAGCGCGTTCAACCATCCGATCAACCTCATCGTGCACCAGGTCGGCCCTGCCGTCGCAAGCGGCTGTCCCGTTATCGTCAAACCTGCCCACGAAACGCCTGCCTCGTGTTTCGAGCTTGCGAACATTCTGCAAGAGGCGGGACTGCCGGAAGGCTGGTGCCAGGCGGTCGCGGTCGACGACCACTCGGTCGCGGAAAAGCTTGTGACCGACCCGCGCGTCGCGTTTTTTAGCTTCGTCGGCAGTGCGGCGGTCGGATGGACCCTCAGGTCGAAGCTCGCCCCTGGTACCCGGTGCGCCCTGGAACACGGGGGTGCCGCGCCGGTCATCGTCGCCGCAGACGCCGACCTTGACGATGCGCTTCCGCTCCTGGCAAAGGGCGGCTTCTATCACGCGGGACAGGTCTGCGTCTCGGTCCAGCGCGTGTTCGCACACCGCTCCGTTGCAGACCGTGTCGCAGAGGGCCTTGCAGGCCTCGCCTCCAAGCTTAAGACCGGAGACCCGCTGGAACCGGACACCGATGTCGGGCCGCTCATCAGGCAACGCGAGGTCGAACGTATAGCGCAGTGGGTCGAAGAGGCCGTTTCAGGCGGCGCGACGCTCGCGACCGGTGGCAAGAAGCTCTCGGACTCCCTCTATGCGCCGACCGTCTTGGTCGAACCGCCCGAGGACGCTTCGGTCAGTCAGAAGGAGATCTTCGGGCCGGTCGTGTGCGTCTACCCGTACGACGAGATCGAAGACGCGATCGCGCGTGCCAACGCACTGCCGTTCGCGTTCCAGGCGTCGGTGATGTGCAAAGACATCGACGTGGCCATGCGCGCCTACAATGGCCTGGCGGCGTCGGCCGTGATGGTGAACGACCACACGGCGTTCAGAGTCGACTGGATGCCGTTCGCGGGCCTGCGGCAGTCAGGGTACGGAACCGGAGGCATCCCCTACACCTACCGCGACATGCAGATTGAAAAACTGTTGGTCGTCAGGTCGAAGTCGCTGTAG